In Scyliorhinus torazame isolate Kashiwa2021f chromosome 18, sScyTor2.1, whole genome shotgun sequence, the following are encoded in one genomic region:
- the LOC140395154 gene encoding cortexin-1-like has translation MNDTATMNDVSTVDDELLASTTMDLHGDHIYSVPMGVEQKTVFAFVIFLLVFLIILVVRCFRILLDPYSRMPASSWSDGKDGLERGQFDYALV, from the coding sequence ATGAATGATACTGCCACAATGAATGACGTGTCTACAGTAGATGATGAACTGCTGGCTTCAACGACTATGGACCTCCATGGGGACCACATCTATTCGGTGCCCATGGGAGTTGAACAAAAAACCGTATTCGCTTTTGTGATTTTCTTATTGGTTTTCCTGATTATTCTGGTGGTCCGGTGTTTTCGGATATTGCTGGACCCCTACAGCAGGATGCCTGCTTCATCATGGTCTGACGGCAAGGACGGACTGGAGAGGGGACAGTTCGACTATGCCTTGGTGTGA